From Mannheimia pernigra, one genomic window encodes:
- the lptA gene encoding lipopolysaccharide transport periplasmic protein LptA, producing MKLMFKSILVTMLLSSSFSAYALKGDTEQPINIDSGSQSLDMTNNIVTFSDNVVITQGSIKVTAANVKITRQEGKKETIDATGSPVTFQQTLDNGTSVNGKGSRIHYDLNAEFLTLIGNAELKQQGSFIKANKITYDVKKQQLKATSQGKSRVKTVLIPNELQNNKKK from the coding sequence ATGAAATTAATGTTTAAATCTATTTTAGTAACAATGTTACTAAGTAGTAGCTTTTCGGCTTATGCGTTAAAAGGTGATACCGAACAGCCAATTAATATTGATTCAGGCAGTCAATCATTAGATATGACAAATAATATCGTGACATTTAGCGATAACGTAGTCATTACGCAAGGATCAATAAAAGTAACGGCAGCGAATGTAAAAATTACTCGCCAAGAAGGTAAAAAAGAAACCATTGATGCCACAGGCTCCCCCGTTACTTTCCAACAAACATTAGATAACGGTACGTCTGTAAACGGAAAAGGTAGTCGCATTCATTACGACTTAAATGCTGAATTTTTAACCTTAATCGGTAACGCTGAATTAAAACAACAAGGCAGTTTTATTAAAGCCAATAAAATTACCTATGATGTGAAAAAACAGCAACTTAAAGCAACAAGTCAAGGTAAATCACGTGTGAAAACCGTGCTTATCCCAAACGAACTTCAAAATAATAAGAAAAAATAA
- the lptC gene encoding LPS export ABC transporter periplasmic protein LptC has translation MNIRFTIILLIIVAILGGWYYSLKEKDNIGLDHLIKKEGQPEYVGSKISTTVYDLKGNPQYFAQASNIKRYESTERTEFSQPFIELFAKDSTQKQWKVSADYAEITKEKILNLKGNIKLDALDPASRLQQITTDTLTVDLNTQNIFTESAVKSIGSGFTTTGVGLKGNLKQQVATLQKEVKSYIEPTIIKETKE, from the coding sequence ATGAATATACGTTTCACCATTATTTTGCTTATTATTGTTGCCATATTAGGTGGTTGGTATTACAGTTTGAAAGAAAAAGATAATATAGGGCTTGATCACCTCATAAAAAAAGAAGGGCAGCCAGAGTATGTGGGTAGTAAAATATCTACCACCGTTTATGACTTGAAAGGCAATCCGCAATATTTTGCTCAAGCGTCTAACATTAAACGCTATGAGTCCACCGAACGAACTGAATTTTCTCAACCTTTTATTGAGCTTTTTGCTAAAGATTCTACGCAAAAACAATGGAAAGTCAGTGCCGATTATGCGGAAATTACAAAAGAAAAAATATTAAATTTAAAAGGTAATATCAAACTAGATGCTTTAGACCCAGCTTCACGTTTACAACAAATTACAACGGATACCTTAACTGTTGATTTAAATACACAGAATATTTTTACCGAAAGTGCTGTCAAATCAATCGGTTCGGGTTTTACAACAACAGGGGTTGGACTAAAAGGTAATTTAAAACAGCAAGTTGCTACTTTACAAAAAGAGGTGAAATCCTATATTGAACCAACTATTATTAAAGAAACAAAAGAATAA
- the xthA gene encoding exodeoxyribonuclease III produces the protein MKFISFNINGLRARPHQLEAIIEKHQPDVLGLQEIKVADEDFPYDLVNHLGYHVFHHGQKGHYGVALLTKKAPIAVRKGFPTDELNAQKRMIMADIETDFGVLTVLNGYFPQGENRSHETKFPAKQKFYSDLQHYLETQLKPENPIIIMGDMNISPTDLDIGIGEPNRKRWLRDGKCSFLPEEREWLDRLHRYGLVDTFRVANPEVNNQFSWFDYRSKGFDDNRGLRIDLILASKSLAERCVETGIDLDIRAMEKPSDHSPVWATFK, from the coding sequence ATGAAATTTATCTCTTTTAATATTAATGGATTACGAGCCCGTCCACATCAACTTGAGGCGATTATCGAAAAACATCAACCAGATGTCCTCGGCTTACAAGAAATCAAAGTAGCCGATGAAGATTTTCCCTACGACTTAGTTAATCATTTGGGGTATCACGTTTTTCATCACGGGCAAAAAGGGCATTACGGCGTAGCATTACTGACAAAAAAAGCACCTATTGCGGTACGTAAAGGTTTCCCTACTGATGAGCTAAATGCCCAAAAGCGAATGATTATGGCAGATATTGAAACCGATTTTGGTGTTTTAACCGTACTAAATGGTTATTTCCCACAAGGGGAAAATCGTAGCCACGAAACCAAATTCCCAGCAAAGCAGAAATTCTATTCTGATTTACAACATTATTTAGAAACGCAACTCAAACCTGAAAATCCAATTATCATTATGGGCGATATGAACATTAGCCCAACTGATTTAGATATTGGCATCGGAGAACCAAATCGTAAACGTTGGCTACGCGACGGAAAATGCTCCTTTTTACCAGAAGAGCGTGAGTGGTTAGATCGTTTACACCGTTATGGTTTGGTGGATACTTTCCGTGTGGCTAATCCAGAAGTAAACAACCAATTCTCGTGGTTTGATTATCGTTCCAAAGGCTTTGATGATAACCGTGGCTTACGCATTGATTTAATTTTAGCGTCGAAATCACTTGCCGAGCGTTGCGTAGAAACAGGAATAGACTTAGACATTCGAGCAATGGAAAAACCATCAGACCACTCCCCTGTTTGGGCAACCTTTAAATAA
- a CDS encoding Na+/H+ antiporter family protein — translation MLSNEVFISIIVLLILSLLRINVVIALIISALTCGLIGNLGIEGVGLADALQKTIKSFTGGLGGGAETAMNYAVLGAFAVALSKSGVTDLLAYKVIKSFGHSPSGRSVMWFKYIVLFVLVAFSMSSQNLIPIHIAFIPILIPPLLSVMNKLKIDRRAVACALTFGLTATYMLIPAGFGQIFIESILVKNINQAGEPFQLVSTTAEMTKAMLIPVSGMILGLLFAFFVSYRKPRVYVEQTLEPTTDDIQARVASVKPFHIGISILAIIATCSVQLATNSTIIGGLVGLVIFALGGVFKLKESNDVFQAGLRLMAMISFVMIAASGFAGVVNSTGGVAMLVESLRDIISSKETAALLMLVVGLFITMGIGSSFSTVPIITSIYVPLCISFGFSPLATMSIIGVAAALGDAGSPASDSTLGPTSGLNADGKHDHIWDSVVPTFIHFNIPLLVFGWIAAMTL, via the coding sequence ATGCTATCAAATGAGGTTTTTATTTCGATTATCGTCTTGTTAATACTAAGCCTGCTTAGAATTAACGTGGTGATCGCCCTTATTATTTCTGCACTTACCTGTGGCTTAATCGGTAACTTAGGTATTGAAGGGGTCGGCTTGGCTGATGCCCTGCAAAAAACGATAAAAAGTTTCACTGGCGGTTTAGGCGGTGGTGCAGAAACAGCTATGAACTACGCAGTTCTTGGTGCTTTTGCTGTCGCACTTTCAAAATCAGGGGTGACTGATTTATTAGCTTATAAAGTGATTAAATCTTTCGGGCATAGCCCATCAGGGCGTTCTGTAATGTGGTTTAAATACATTGTGCTATTTGTATTAGTTGCCTTTTCAATGTCATCACAAAACTTAATTCCAATTCATATTGCCTTTATTCCTATCTTAATTCCACCGTTATTAAGTGTGATGAATAAGTTAAAAATTGACCGCCGTGCAGTCGCTTGTGCTTTAACATTTGGCTTAACCGCAACTTATATGTTAATTCCAGCAGGTTTTGGACAAATCTTTATTGAAAGCATTTTAGTTAAAAATATTAACCAAGCAGGTGAACCATTCCAATTAGTCAGTACAACAGCAGAAATGACAAAAGCTATGCTGATTCCTGTATCGGGTATGATTTTAGGTTTACTCTTTGCATTCTTTGTCTCATATCGCAAACCTCGCGTGTATGTAGAACAGACGCTTGAACCCACTACAGATGATATTCAAGCTCGTGTTGCTAGTGTAAAACCTTTCCATATTGGTATTAGCATTTTAGCGATTATCGCAACCTGTTCAGTGCAATTAGCGACAAATTCAACAATTATTGGCGGATTAGTCGGATTAGTGATCTTTGCATTAGGCGGTGTATTTAAATTGAAAGAAAGCAATGATGTTTTCCAAGCAGGCTTACGTTTAATGGCAATGATTAGCTTTGTAATGATTGCAGCGTCTGGTTTTGCTGGCGTCGTCAATTCAACAGGTGGTGTAGCAATGCTCGTTGAGAGCCTACGTGATATTATTTCCTCAAAAGAAACAGCCGCACTCTTAATGCTGGTTGTGGGCTTGTTCATCACAATGGGTATTGGCTCATCATTTTCAACTGTGCCAATTATTACCTCAATCTATGTGCCACTTTGTATATCTTTTGGTTTCTCGCCATTAGCAACTATGTCAATTATAGGCGTTGCCGCTGCACTTGGTGATGCAGGTTCTCCCGCTTCCGACTCCACACTTGGCCCAACATCTGGCTTAAATGCAGATGGAAAACACGACCATATTTGGGATTCTGTTGTGCCAACCTTTATTCACTTTAATATTCCGTTATTAGTATTTGGTTGGATTGCAGCAATGACACTTTAA
- the malQ gene encoding 4-alpha-glucanotransferase: protein MTITAKQFERAGIIPYFFDERGVKKYACKKIKTTLLKTFNGNIQTNTTPLPTVKIFYQNQPYFLPFNLVDKKRSLTGTWQLQLEDSKKVIAGKIKTRGITLPKDLPLGYHHLQLNMVHSTFNCTIIIAPKRCYQPQPLLEHKKLWGTFLQLYTLKSEHNWGIGDFGDLKVFIQKFAGYQADFIGLNPIHSLFPANPNSASPYSPSSRLWLNIAYININQLIEFQENDEAQAWFNSDEVQKQLCELRNQDWLNYEKIIPLKLKGLRFAFAKFQQNITACPHQGFLEFIKKGGESLQVQATFDALHHYLSNQRNDQWGWDFWAKEYQDYHSIAVQQFRAEHKADIDFYIWLQFIADQQLAECDTICREQNMTIGLYRDLAVGVSANGAETWNDKQLYCLKASIGAPPDVLGPQGQNWGLTPMNPHILKQQSYRPFIDLVRANMKHCGALRLDHIMSLLRLWWIPKGDSAANGAYIRYPVDDLIAILALESQRHQCLIIGEDLGTVPKEIVSKLKNAGILSYKIFYFEFDEQGQSRDLKNYPYQAMTTLSTHDLPTINGYWRGYDFELGEKFGVYPNAEILAILKQDRINAKSKILQRLAQHQVKLDPEINQQLNSAINTKFIHNLQTYVANVSSGLFGFQPEDWLGMTEPVNIPGTSTQYANWRRRLTMNIEEIFSDPDIQHLLKKVNFIRKGQ, encoded by the coding sequence ATGACAATCACTGCCAAGCAATTCGAACGTGCAGGTATAATTCCCTATTTTTTCGATGAACGAGGCGTAAAAAAATATGCTTGCAAAAAGATAAAAACAACATTACTAAAAACATTTAACGGAAATATACAAACAAATACAACGCCACTTCCAACAGTAAAAATATTTTATCAAAACCAACCCTATTTTTTACCTTTTAACTTAGTAGATAAAAAACGCTCACTTACAGGAACTTGGCAGCTACAGTTAGAAGATTCAAAAAAAGTTATTGCCGGAAAAATTAAAACTCGTGGTATTACGCTGCCTAAAGATCTACCTTTAGGCTATCATCACTTACAATTAAACATGGTGCATAGCACATTTAATTGCACAATTATTATTGCACCTAAACGCTGTTATCAACCTCAACCACTACTTGAACATAAAAAATTATGGGGAACGTTCCTACAACTTTATACATTAAAGTCAGAACACAACTGGGGAATCGGTGATTTTGGTGATTTAAAGGTATTTATTCAAAAATTTGCGGGCTATCAAGCTGATTTTATCGGTTTAAACCCGATTCACTCTCTTTTCCCTGCTAATCCAAACTCAGCTAGCCCTTATAGCCCATCTTCTCGACTGTGGTTAAACATTGCCTATATCAATATAAATCAATTAATTGAATTTCAGGAAAATGATGAAGCTCAAGCTTGGTTCAATTCCGATGAAGTACAAAAACAGCTATGCGAATTACGTAACCAAGACTGGCTCAATTACGAAAAAATTATTCCATTAAAATTAAAAGGACTACGCTTTGCTTTTGCAAAATTTCAGCAAAATATAACCGCTTGTCCTCATCAGGGCTTTTTAGAATTTATAAAAAAAGGAGGGGAAAGCCTGCAGGTGCAAGCAACTTTTGATGCTCTCCACCACTATTTATCTAATCAACGTAATGATCAGTGGGGATGGGATTTTTGGGCAAAAGAATACCAAGACTACCATTCTATAGCGGTACAACAATTTAGAGCAGAACATAAAGCAGATATTGACTTTTATATTTGGTTACAATTTATTGCAGATCAGCAACTAGCTGAATGCGACACAATATGCCGAGAACAAAATATGACTATCGGTCTGTATCGTGATCTTGCGGTAGGAGTCAGTGCGAATGGCGCAGAAACTTGGAATGATAAACAACTGTATTGCTTGAAAGCTTCAATTGGTGCTCCGCCTGACGTTTTAGGACCTCAAGGACAAAACTGGGGATTAACGCCAATGAATCCTCATATACTCAAACAGCAGTCATACCGCCCTTTCATTGATCTTGTAAGAGCAAATATGAAACATTGCGGAGCTTTACGTCTTGATCATATTATGTCGTTATTACGTTTATGGTGGATACCTAAAGGTGATAGTGCAGCCAATGGGGCGTATATACGTTATCCAGTAGATGATTTAATTGCGATTCTTGCTCTTGAAAGCCAACGCCATCAATGTCTTATTATTGGTGAAGACTTAGGGACTGTACCAAAAGAAATCGTGAGTAAGCTTAAAAACGCAGGAATTTTATCTTACAAAATTTTCTACTTTGAATTTGATGAACAAGGACAAAGTCGTGATTTAAAAAACTATCCTTATCAAGCAATGACTACCCTAAGTACTCACGATTTACCAACAATTAATGGCTATTGGCGTGGTTACGATTTTGAATTAGGCGAAAAATTTGGTGTATATCCAAATGCAGAAATACTGGCAATCTTAAAACAAGATCGTATAAATGCGAAATCAAAAATATTACAACGCCTAGCACAACATCAAGTTAAGCTAGATCCTGAAATTAATCAACAACTCAATAGTGCAATTAATACTAAGTTTATTCACAATTTGCAAACCTATGTCGCAAATGTGAGTAGTGGTTTATTCGGTTTCCAGCCCGAAGACTGGTTAGGAATGACAGAGCCTGTCAATATTCCAGGCACCAGTACACAATACGCTAACTGGCGGCGACGTTTAACTATGAATATTGAGGAAATATTCTCAGATCCAGATATTCAACATCTATTAAAGAAAGTAAATTTTATCCGTAAAGGGCAATAA
- the malP gene encoding maltodextrin phosphorylase, with translation MPFKSIVKKYCRYFDVTDPKNFTLQQWYQIVAEGSLELIYSQPATKPTESRHVNYLSMEFLIGRLTGNNLMNLGYYEQISDYLKQYQVELVDVLEQERDPALGNGGLGRLAACFLDSMATLGQNATGYGLHYQYGLFKQSFKDGVQKESPDTWNRDHYPWHHFNPSKTRNISFGGKIKHIQADKYEWIPTLSIQGKAFDLPIVGYKNNIIQPLRLWQADSDQSFDFDAFNEGEFLTADKTIVNAAALTQVLYPNDNHEAGQKLRLMQQYFHCACSIADILDRHLTEGYPLADLAKYQVIQLNDTHPTLAIPELMRVLLDEYSFTWDQAWNICSNTFAYTNHTLLPEALEQWDQHLFEQLLPRHYQIVEKINAIFHDQVSSKFGEDAQIWKKLAILFDYRVRMANLCVVTCFRVNGVAKIHSDLLVTDLFPEYHQLFPTKFCNVTNGITPRRWIRQANPQLSDLLDRTLKQDWTNNLEVLNGIEKYTNDAGFREEYRNIKHNNKIILANEINKTLGLNVNPDAIFDVQIKRFHEYKRQHLNLLNIIATYQSLKANPNQDYTPRLFLFSGKAAPGYYLAKNIIHAINNVANIINNDKQVNDRLQVAFLPDYRVSLAEKIIPATDVSEQISMAGKEASGTGNMKLALNGALTVGTLDGANVEIAEIVGEENIFIFGHTVESVRDLLSKGYQPKEYYNQDPILKNAIDFLATGKASHGDTETFRLMLDSLLERDPFLVFADFDSYRKTQEKIGIAYLNQESWLNSAILNTARLGTFSSDRSIRDYQQRIWLNR, from the coding sequence ATGCCATTTAAGTCTATTGTAAAAAAATACTGTCGTTATTTTGATGTAACAGATCCCAAAAACTTTACCTTGCAACAATGGTATCAAATTGTTGCGGAAGGATCTCTTGAGCTTATTTACAGCCAACCTGCCACTAAGCCAACTGAGTCTCGTCATGTCAACTACCTATCTATGGAATTTTTAATTGGTCGTCTAACTGGCAATAATTTAATGAATTTAGGCTACTATGAACAAATTAGTGACTATCTTAAACAATATCAGGTTGAATTAGTAGATGTTTTAGAACAAGAACGTGATCCTGCTCTTGGAAATGGTGGATTAGGACGCCTTGCTGCTTGTTTTTTAGACTCTATGGCAACATTGGGTCAAAATGCAACAGGTTACGGCCTTCATTATCAATATGGCCTATTTAAGCAAAGCTTTAAAGATGGTGTGCAAAAAGAGTCTCCAGACACTTGGAACCGAGATCATTATCCTTGGCATCATTTTAATCCGTCTAAAACTCGCAATATTAGTTTTGGTGGAAAAATCAAACATATTCAAGCTGATAAATACGAATGGATACCCACACTCTCTATCCAGGGCAAAGCCTTTGATTTACCTATTGTAGGATATAAAAATAACATCATTCAACCATTACGGTTATGGCAAGCAGATAGCGATCAGTCTTTCGATTTTGATGCCTTTAATGAGGGTGAATTCTTAACTGCAGATAAAACAATTGTTAATGCGGCAGCCCTCACTCAAGTACTTTATCCGAACGATAACCACGAAGCAGGGCAAAAATTACGTCTAATGCAGCAATATTTCCACTGTGCTTGTTCTATTGCAGACATTTTAGATCGCCACCTTACGGAAGGTTATCCGCTAGCGGATTTAGCTAAATATCAAGTTATTCAGCTTAACGATACTCACCCAACTCTTGCTATTCCTGAATTAATGCGAGTGTTATTAGATGAATATAGCTTCACTTGGGATCAAGCTTGGAATATTTGCTCTAACACATTTGCTTACACTAACCATACTTTATTACCAGAAGCACTAGAGCAATGGGATCAACACCTATTCGAACAATTATTACCTCGCCATTATCAAATTGTAGAAAAGATTAATGCTATTTTCCATGATCAAGTTAGCTCAAAATTTGGCGAAGATGCCCAAATATGGAAAAAGCTTGCTATACTTTTTGATTATCGTGTGCGTATGGCTAACCTCTGTGTAGTAACTTGCTTCCGTGTCAATGGTGTAGCAAAAATTCACTCAGACTTATTGGTTACAGACTTATTTCCTGAATACCATCAATTATTTCCAACAAAATTCTGTAATGTTACCAATGGCATCACTCCTCGTCGATGGATTAGGCAAGCGAACCCACAGTTAAGTGATTTATTAGATCGCACGTTAAAACAAGATTGGACTAACAACCTTGAAGTACTAAATGGTATAGAAAAATATACTAACGATGCAGGATTCCGTGAAGAATATCGAAATATTAAGCATAATAATAAAATCATTTTAGCTAATGAAATAAATAAGACACTTGGTCTAAATGTAAATCCAGATGCTATTTTTGATGTGCAAATTAAACGCTTCCACGAATATAAGCGTCAGCATTTAAATTTATTAAATATAATTGCAACTTATCAATCATTAAAAGCGAATCCAAATCAAGATTATACACCTCGTTTATTCTTGTTTTCAGGTAAAGCTGCACCAGGTTACTATTTAGCTAAAAATATTATTCACGCAATTAACAACGTTGCAAATATTATCAATAACGACAAACAAGTAAATGATCGTTTACAAGTTGCATTCTTACCTGATTACCGAGTCAGCCTAGCAGAAAAAATTATTCCTGCTACAGACGTATCAGAACAGATCTCTATGGCTGGAAAAGAAGCATCAGGTACAGGTAATATGAAGCTTGCATTAAATGGTGCACTAACTGTAGGTACCCTAGATGGTGCTAATGTAGAAATCGCTGAAATAGTGGGAGAAGAAAACATATTTATCTTCGGTCACACAGTAGAAAGTGTACGTGATTTATTATCTAAAGGTTACCAACCGAAGGAATACTATAATCAAGACCCTATACTGAAAAATGCAATTGATTTCTTAGCCACAGGCAAAGCATCACATGGTGATACAGAAACTTTCAGATTAATGTTAGATAGCCTTCTTGAAAGAGATCCATTCCTAGTGTTTGCTGATTTTGATAGTTATCGTAAAACACAGGAAAAAATCGGTATAGCGTATTTAAACCAAGAATCGTGGTTAAATAGTGCCATTTTAAATACCGCTCGCTTAGGCACTTTCAGTTCAGATCGTTCAATTCGAGATTATCAACAACGTATTTGGCTAAATAGATAA
- the malT gene encoding HTH-type transcriptional regulator MalT encodes MLIPSKLVSSFRLQNSIPRKRLLQELDKSFSYPVVLINAPAGYGKTTLVSQWIEGKKNIGWYTLDEGDNNPERFASYFSAALHSAINTEIDIRLEENRKANLLALFNQLLITSGKFSEHFYLVIDDYHVIENDEIHEALKYWIKHQPANMTLILISRSIPPLSIASLRVQEQLLEIDINQLMFDHRESTEFLQTRLGSELKQQDIIKLCNEVEGWPTAFQLISLFAKNKSQSFNVPLQDIAKRLSKSNNFHINEYLAEEVLNKVDDDTRLFILRCSVLHSMNESLVQAVTGEQYSRVKLENLEKQGMFLQQMANSKWQNIDDNWWKFHPLFASFLNLCCKHELYDELPLLHRKAALAWLKLGYVTEALYHAMQLSDTKLLLDILEEHAWAVFHQGELKLLEESLHCLDYTHLTEHTNLVLLKAWLVQSQHRHIEVGGILSAFSQALTENKIELSKTANAEFNVLRAQVAINSGDENTALQLASEALNDLSESAYYAHIVATSIIGEAHHCQGNLSEALGMLQKAERMARQHHTYHNILWAQLQQSEILLAQGFSQAAYEMLDKASEFVKENHLQKVPMYEFLLRSKGKILWEWYNLDKAESMATAGMKALSKFEDKLQSLTLLTKISLARGNLDNTSRLLEEVEQLEHSHSYHHDWIANADQVRIFYWQMTNDISAARNWLIQNPFPASNRNHFTQVQWRNIVRARIILEEYADAKDILDNLIETAEKFSLVSDLNRALILRNRLYFLQGEKELAQNDLIQALKLTRQTNFISAFVIEGDVMAQQIRHLLQLNVLDELVLHKAQFILRNINQFYRHKFAHFDEAFVNQLLKNPKVPELLKISPLTQREWQVLGLIYSGYSNEQISDELQVAATTIKTHIRNLYQKIGVTNRNEAISYTKELLMLMGYN; translated from the coding sequence ATGTTAATACCATCAAAACTTGTTAGCTCTTTTAGATTACAAAATAGTATTCCCCGAAAACGCTTACTTCAAGAATTAGATAAATCATTTAGCTATCCAGTTGTATTAATTAATGCACCTGCTGGTTATGGTAAAACCACATTAGTATCTCAGTGGATTGAAGGTAAAAAGAATATTGGTTGGTATACCTTAGATGAAGGTGATAATAATCCTGAGCGTTTTGCATCTTATTTTAGTGCAGCACTGCATTCAGCGATTAATACAGAGATAGATATTAGATTGGAGGAAAACCGTAAAGCTAACTTGTTAGCTTTATTTAACCAGTTATTGATTACATCGGGAAAGTTTTCTGAGCATTTTTATCTCGTTATTGATGATTATCACGTTATTGAAAATGATGAAATCCATGAGGCATTAAAGTATTGGATTAAACACCAACCAGCTAATATGACTTTAATTCTTATTTCTCGTTCTATTCCTCCTTTAAGTATTGCAAGCTTGAGAGTTCAGGAACAGCTATTGGAAATTGATATTAATCAGCTTATGTTTGATCATCGAGAAAGTACAGAATTTTTACAAACAAGATTAGGTTCTGAGTTAAAACAGCAGGATATTATTAAATTATGTAATGAAGTTGAAGGATGGCCAACAGCATTTCAATTAATTAGCTTGTTTGCTAAGAATAAATCACAATCTTTCAATGTTCCATTACAAGATATTGCTAAACGATTATCTAAGTCGAATAATTTTCATATAAATGAATATTTAGCAGAAGAAGTATTAAATAAAGTAGATGATGATACACGTTTATTTATTTTACGTTGTTCTGTATTACATTCAATGAATGAGTCCTTAGTACAAGCAGTTACTGGTGAACAATACAGTAGAGTAAAGTTAGAGAACCTTGAAAAACAAGGAATGTTTTTACAACAAATGGCAAATAGTAAATGGCAAAATATTGATGACAATTGGTGGAAATTTCATCCTCTTTTTGCTTCTTTTCTCAATTTATGTTGTAAACACGAGCTATATGATGAATTACCTTTATTACATCGAAAAGCTGCACTGGCGTGGTTAAAATTAGGATATGTAACGGAAGCCTTATACCACGCAATGCAACTGTCGGATACGAAATTATTGCTAGATATTTTAGAAGAGCATGCTTGGGCAGTATTCCATCAAGGGGAGCTAAAACTATTAGAAGAGAGTTTGCATTGCCTCGATTACACACATTTAACAGAGCATACCAATCTTGTACTATTAAAAGCTTGGTTAGTGCAAAGCCAACATCGTCATATAGAGGTTGGTGGAATTTTGTCTGCTTTTTCTCAGGCATTAACTGAAAACAAAATCGAATTAAGTAAAACTGCAAATGCGGAATTCAATGTATTGAGAGCTCAGGTTGCGATAAATTCTGGAGATGAAAATACGGCACTCCAATTAGCATCAGAAGCATTGAATGATCTCTCTGAAAGTGCTTATTATGCGCATATCGTGGCGACTTCTATTATTGGAGAGGCTCATCATTGTCAGGGTAATCTTTCAGAAGCGTTAGGAATGTTGCAGAAAGCAGAACGAATGGCTAGACAGCATCATACTTATCACAATATTTTATGGGCGCAACTTCAACAATCAGAAATTTTACTTGCTCAAGGATTTTCACAAGCAGCTTATGAGATGCTAGATAAAGCGAGTGAATTTGTTAAAGAAAATCATTTACAAAAAGTGCCAATGTATGAATTCTTACTGCGTTCAAAGGGTAAAATTTTATGGGAATGGTATAATCTTGATAAAGCAGAATCTATGGCTACTGCTGGTATGAAAGCATTATCCAAGTTTGAAGATAAATTACAATCTTTAACATTATTGACCAAGATTTCTTTAGCAAGAGGTAATTTAGATAATACTTCTCGTTTATTAGAAGAAGTTGAGCAATTAGAACATTCTCATTCTTATCATCATGATTGGATCGCTAATGCTGATCAGGTAAGAATATTTTATTGGCAAATGACCAATGATATTTCTGCTGCGAGAAATTGGTTGATTCAAAATCCCTTCCCTGCTTCTAATAGAAATCATTTTACTCAAGTACAATGGCGTAATATCGTAAGGGCTCGGATAATACTTGAGGAGTATGCTGATGCTAAAGATATTTTGGATAATTTAATTGAAACTGCTGAAAAATTTTCTCTCGTTAGCGATTTGAATCGCGCATTAATTTTGCGTAATAGGCTTTATTTTTTACAGGGAGAGAAAGAATTAGCACAGAATGATTTAATTCAAGCACTAAAATTAACTAGACAAACTAATTTTATTAGTGCTTTCGTCATTGAGGGCGATGTAATGGCACAGCAAATTCGCCATTTATTACAATTAAATGTATTAGATGAATTAGTGTTGCATAAAGCACAGTTTATTTTACGAAATATTAATCAATTTTATCGTCATAAATTTGCTCATTTTGATGAGGCTTTTGTCAATCAGTTATTAAAAAATCCTAAAGTGCCTGAACTACTGAAAATTAGCCCGCTTACTCAACGTGAATGGCAAGTTTTAGGGCTGATTTATTCAGGTTATAGCAATGAACAGATTTCAGATGAACTACAAGTTGCCGCTACAACGATTAAAACTCATATTAGAAATCTATATCAAAAAATAGGCGTTACTAATCGTAATGAAGCGATTAGTTATACGAAAGAGCTACTAATGTTGATGGGGTACAATTAA